A window of Salvia splendens isolate huo1 chromosome 8, SspV2, whole genome shotgun sequence genomic DNA:
ACCTTGCCGGAATGTTGTGttgccggtcgtcctatatggacgtcGAGCACAACTCTTATATGCTGGAATCTGGTtgagccacacctgccacaACGCGTGTTGCgacaatttgggattgtccaaccgtatatcccggtCCTCAACCAGTTCCACGGTTCTGATTTTACAAAACAGGATCGCCGGGGAAAATCTGGCCGGAATTGGGTTGAATACCACCCCCATCATATCCAGGAGTGGGACAATATGCACGACTTGGTATGGACTGATTTGGAGTACACTATGGAGCCTGTTGCAACCGACGAATATATGGATTGGTTTCGCCAAATAactgtggtgtatttaaccaaaccgGGCTTGCATGCTGAAGAGGGGTTCCACGAAACGACATCTTCTCATAATTTCGCGGTAAATTgcaaaaattattaattatttaaattcatattttgatatgtaattaactttgaaaattgtaggtggagacgcttcacaaCATACGCCACTTTCTAAGTGGCCAAGATATGTCAGAACATCCAGCTTTggaaaccatttcgaggatggttgaagatgGACTGCAGATATCCGGTGAGGCTGAGCTGATGGACTACCGTCCTTCAcagcgctctgcaatggacATGGACATCCCCGTGaggcaaaaggcaaaacgacgaaccaagAAGAAAGCTGCCtgcggagagtcgtcatctcagttAGTACAGGACGACGATGACGCTTTTGTGGATCCACCTCCACCTAGGTCTGCTGTTCGAGCCCGacattctgtcagccacaccgGTGGTACAAgagaagatattggcctcagtgatgcccacgcttctccaccgcggtcgtctgtgcGTGATCATTTTTTTGGGATGGATCTAGAGAACGCTGTTGTTCAGGATACTCCTCCCTCTaggatccctagatctacatccagaattgggaaggggatacggggcctgtttatgcggaaacggcgaGACGATTAAACTAAACCCCAACTATTTGTATTTGATGTGCAATTGATATTCGTGTTTTTTCTTTGAGTTGAACTCTTTATATTGGTAATTTGATACTACCTCTTTTTATAATTAGTTATATTGATAATTTGATACATCCTCAAGAAGAGGATGTATAtatggaataaaaaaaaggaagctTGCAACTGCAAGCAATCTGACCAAAGACGCCAGTTTCAAGGGTGTTTTTTAGGTAAAACGCCAGTCACGTTGGCGTTTTATAGTTGGAGTAATTTTGCTCAATGTTTCACCGATTGCAACGCAACGTTCTGTAATGACTCGCCAGTCTGATTGGCGTTTCTGGAAACCCGCCAACACGGTTGGCATTTTTTAAGGTAAAACGCCAGTCACGTTGGCGTTTTATAGTTGGAGTAATTTTGCTCAATGTTTCACAGATTGCAACGCAACGTTCTGTAATGACTCGCCAGTCTGATTGGCGTTTCTGGAAACCCGCCAACACGGTTGGCGTTTTTTGGGTAAACCGCCAGtcacgttggcgtttttaaacttaaaaacgccaatatcATAGGTGTCTGTAACTATTGAACACGCCAACTTTGTTGGCGTGTTTTAATTTAGctgtatttggagaaaatacgaTTACAATACGACGGTTTGTAAAACGCCAACTCCATTGGCGTTTTTACCTATAGAAACGCCAACTCCATTGGCGTCTTTACTTATAGACACGCCATTgtcattggcgtttttcccatatatggaatATATAACAAATTGGgtacattttcgttattttAATGGCCAAGTGACCTAAAAACCCGATTTTCCGTATATTTTCATTGTAAATAAAAGAAAcgacacaaaataaaaacaatattttaCTACCTACTTTATAAAGAGAGAAAGAggcataagagcatctccaatggcggacgtccggtcggacatccgcgacgggcgaccgggacgtccgccattgtaacgAAGGCACTCGGATACGGATGTCCCGTATGGACGTCgcatgtcctcggacgtccgggtgacgggcgggcggacgtccgccattgtggcatgggtcggacgtccggtatttattgtgattaaataattgtgatttttttaattgcgggaagtcctagtgggaagggcgatgagaatggcggattgtgcaggggaagtcctagtgacgtggcagtgggatggtaagtcctagtgacgtggcagaaggtgtttttgaaaagtgctagtggatgtccgagtgggacatccgtgcattggagatgctctaaggactgcatatacataaaatttctattgtatGTGGGCCCACAGTAAACTGGATAAAGAAATGTGGTTCAATTATAGTTGCTGCGTTTCAAGGGAATTGGTCCGCTGTGTTTTTTAAGACAGCATATGATCCTTCCCAAGTACATAACCTaccattttaattatatttttattttaaatgcttAATCCATGGGCTAACCCGCTCCATCTGGGTCGGCCTGCATAACTCGCcgacccgaacgggtcagcctaTGTAGCCCTATTCTGTATCTGGGTTGCGATTTTTCAGCCCCAATCCTATGATTTTGCCGGGCTATTCGGTTTGACTCGCGTTTTCGGGCTAGATTAACATCCCCTAATAAAGGTAGTATCAatatctatatttatatataaatataacttgagaaatttaattttatatccTTCCAAAATAGAGAAAAGCCATAATACTGtagaaatgaaaaagaaaatgttaGAAATAACAAAACAGTCAACAGGAGAATAGGTAGATTCCAGAACACAATTCAGAAGAACTAAGATGGAAATCAATACTACTACAAGGGATACATTTCGAATGAGGGCTGAATCTTGTAATAATCAAGGGCACGATAATCCTCCATTCCAGTAGCCAGGAAATTCATTACATAATCACCCATCGCAACACCTTTGTAAACTGCaggattttgttttgttatCAGCTCCTCAATTGGCCCATAGATCTTGCCCCTCTCATCTATAGGCCCTGAGAAAAAACACGCCACAGAAATTCTTGGTCCCATCCGATTTGCTATTGCTCTATGCTCATTGCTTCTCAATTTCCCATTCGACACCAACTGCTCCATCAGCAACATGAAATaactaaaattttgaatttgaattcccAATAAAAAGGTCGTTTGAAGCATTTCCTTACTTACCTGAAGAAGATCACCGATGTTGACGACTAAAGCTCCTTCTACCGGTTCAATGTCGATCCATTGGCCTCCACACAGAACCTGGAGGCCGCAAACAAGTTGGTTTTGTAGAAGAATTGTGAGGAATCCAGCATCCGAATGCTTGCCAGTTCCGATTGCAAGTTCCGGCTCAGGGCATGCCGGATAGTAGTGGCAATGGAGACGATGCCCCTTCGAACATTCCATCTTTCCCAGAAAATCAGTGCTTAGTCCCAGTGCCTCAGATAACAGCCCCAGCAGAATATTCCCCAAATTTTCCTCATGTTCCGAGTATTCCACTATCGAATCTCTGTCATCGGTAGTAAACATTtggatgagttctcctgtttggtctgtaaCATTATAGTACTGTCCTCTGTCCCCATTTATTTAGCTACCGAAACATAGTATTTTGCATACtactataattaaaaaaaaagaaagaaaatatacaACGACAGAAACAAACCAAACCTGCAAACAGAGGGCAGTTCATCACGATCAAAGCTTGAATCACACGAAATGGTCAAGGTATCTTTCCAGGTAGCAGTTTTGGACAGGAAGAGATCATAACTGCTTTGATATCTCACACTTTTGGTTGTATCACGAGTATAATACTTCTTCTTCTCATCGACATCCTGCTCGTGGAAACAGCGCACGCCATCGATCATTCCATCGCAAACAGATTGAGGAATCCCGTGGCTCACCACTTGGAAAAACCCCCATGTTTCAGCAGCACTTCTCACTTTTTCAACTATCTGCTTTCGCCTGCCGCAATCGTCGACGCCGCTCAGATCGATCACTGGAACTTGGACTTGACCCTTTTTGTGTTTCAGCTCCGCAGCCAGCTCCTCTGGTGGCCTCACGAAGATTTGTGGGAGTTGGAACAAACCCGAATCGCAGAGGCCTTTGACGCCGGCTTTTGTGTCGTCGAAAGCTTTGAGCATTTTCATGCGATCGTATTGTTGATAAAGAGCTGATGAATCGATCCCTTGTGCCATTTATTTGGGTGTTTATGGTGATCATATGTTAGTAGTATTATAAACTGGCTATTTATGAAGAAGTTTACATGGTTTATGTTCTCTCACTCTTATGAATAAGTAAACTTAGCACGTTTTTtatgcttttaggagttaaTCACATGTCTAAATTGAAATCGATTTGTTTGATTGGAAAAATGGTTACAGATAAGATTAGTTGAAAAATGTTTGTTCTTTTTATTGGAGGAAAAAATCAAATTCTATCTTACATGTCTAAATTGAACTCAATTTGTTTGACTGCAAAAATTGTGTGGCGGATGAGATTAGTTGAAAAATGTTTGCCCTTTCTAtcttcacacacacaaaaaaaaaaaactctaccctttatatatttattgataatCAATCAAACCCATTTTTGAGTATAGGTCACACCAAAAAAATAACTTTACTCCAATCACTTACTCTAAACTCAAACCCAAAGAATATTCCATATTTA
This region includes:
- the LOC121743678 gene encoding 1-aminocyclopropane-1-carboxylate oxidase homolog 1-like isoform X1, which codes for MAQGIDSSALYQQYDRMKMLKAFDDTKAGVKGLCDSGLFQLPQIFVRPPEELAAELKHKKGQVQVPVIDLSGVDDCGRRKQIVEKVRSAAETWGFFQVVSHGIPQSVCDGMIDGVRCFHEQDVDEKKKYYTRDTTKSVRYQSSYDLFLSKTATWKDTLTISCDSSFDRDELPSVCRDSIVEYSEHEENLGNILLGLLSEALGLSTDFLGKMECSKGHRLHCHYYPACPEPELAIGTGKHSDAGFLTILLQNQLVCGLQVLCGGQWIDIEPVEGALVVNIGDLLQVSKEMLQTTFLLGIQIQNFSYFMLLMEQLVSNGKLRSNEHRAIANRMGPRISVACFFSGPIDERGKIYGPIEELITKQNPAVYKGVAMGDYVMNFLATGMEDYRALDYYKIQPSFEMYPL
- the LOC121743678 gene encoding 1-aminocyclopropane-1-carboxylate oxidase homolog 1-like isoform X2; this encodes MAQGIDSSALYQQYDRMKMLKAFDDTKAGVKGLCDSGLFQLPQIFVRPPEELAAELKHKKGQVQVPVIDLSGVDDCGRRKQIVEKVRSAAETWGFFQVVSHGIPQSVCDGMIDGVRCFHEQDVDEKKKYYTRDTTKSVRYQSSYDLFLSKTATWKDTLTISCDSSFDRDELPSVCRDSIVEYSEHEENLGNILLGLLSEALGLSTDFLGKMECSKGHRLHCHYYPACPEPELAIGTGKHSDAGFLTILLQNQLVCGLQVLCGGQWIDIEPVEGALVVNIGDLLQLVSNGKLRSNEHRAIANRMGPRISVACFFSGPIDERGKIYGPIEELITKQNPAVYKGVAMGDYVMNFLATGMEDYRALDYYKIQPSFEMYPL